The stretch of DNA AGTTTTGTTTTCAGTATGGAAGAAGGCACAAGTGCTATGACCACTGTTTATGCATTAATAATCAAAGGGATCATATATAATGCAGAACAAAATGTACAAAGTGGAGAAAAGGACACAAATGAgccttttttttcactttgcggACTGTGTTCTGCATTTCGTACATTTCCACAGGCCCTTGAACAAACTGGCTCTATTCAAGAGGGACTTGTGAGGGGTAAGTTAAATGATCCCTCATACTTCTAAATTTCATACAGGCACTTTACAGCATGAATAGCAAACCTAACTGAGGCACCTGTGGGTTAGTACAATAACTCTGAACCACTGACCCTTTCTGATATGATGTCTATCAATTTACCCTTGAATTGCCTCAATTTTATTGTGTTAAAATTTCTTATTGgtcaaaaatttaattttgaaatttcacatggggctagctatattcttcatttcccaggaagcCACAGCCATattacctgtgctctgataaacttcagtcacactttactgctgagctgcaagttggagtgatataactcccctcccagcagccgatcagcagaacaatgggaagggagcaagatagcagctcccagtaggtatcagaatagcactcatagtaagaaatccaagtccggcttggaactcctccagttacataggagtaggagaaacaataggttacctgaaagcagttctaatgtgtagcgctggctccttctgaaagctcagactcgggcacaatgcactgagaaggcacctacacaccaatattgcagctaaaaaaatacatttgttggttcaagaataaaattttgagtggtagagaattatttgctatgtaaactgtgtaatttagaaatataaagtataccataaaaatcatgacagaatacctttaaGTTACTATGTTAAATATCTCTAGTAAGAAGCATGATAATTTGATTTCACTTTTTTGATTATTCACCTGATTCTTCACCTCATCTTTACATAAGTTACCATAGCTGTCATTGTTTGTGGGATGCATgagaaatattacatttaagGTGCTTGCATCAACATTTGCTCCTTGTACTTCTGTGTAGTTGCACTCAGTGGCTGCATCCTGTTATAAATTTCTTAGAGTTCTGCTTGCAGTTTGACACAAATCATATGCCATTGCGATGAAAATTTTCTGCCAGGTTGCTGTAATTTCTGGAGTTCGGTGTGGGCATGACTTGTGTACCTTTTGGCACAACTTTTGGTGGTGATTGTCACAGGCTGCCTGGAAATACTGCCTGTTTTGGAGGTtggggtagctccagggttgcccTGCATCAATAAGCACAACTGCTAGAAATTTAGAACAGGGTATTTCAACTTGTCTTTGACACATACTGTAACTGATTTTTATGTGTTCCATTGAATGGCAATCTATGCAATAATCCATTTAATTCGTTGGATCTGAACCCAAAGGAAGGGACACCAATACTGACAGCAGAAAAACTGAAAATACCTGTCTTTTCTTCATTTGGAAACTGTATCTGCTTCCTTTGGTTACAGAACATGCAATTAATCCTTGTACCCCAGTGTAGTAAAACTCACTAAAATGTACAATATAAGTAACATATATTGAGGCACTTGTGAGTTAGTAACATAACTCCAAATCACTGGCCCAACAAGGTAGCCTTGAATCCCCTGCCTCTTATTGTTTTAATACTTCTCATTCTTTTTAGGCACTGCCCATTCATATTCCTTTCTGTACATTAAACTGCTTAGTTACTATGGTAAATCCATAGTAACCAAATATTACCAGTCACTTTCTTGATGCTGCGAACCTTCAATACATGGTATTGAAACTGATATGTGTACTAAGGCCAGTAAACCCCAGCAGCCACCATATCTGCATATAGCAGGCTGGAACACAAAAGCCctaaataaatgggcaaaataaGTATTTTAGTGTATAAAAGAGAATAGCCTGGTTAGTTGAGGTGACACCGCCCCTATAATTTCTTTCTACACCATGTGACAGCTTACTGCTTGCCCAGCTCTGACTACTGTATAGTAACCTTATTGCCCGCACTTTAATGACAAAGCAGAAGGCCCACTTACATACGGTACCCCACTATTCTGTATCACCCGTACGAACCTGCAGCTCTCACCCATACACTGACCTGCAGCTACCACCTATACACTAACCCGCAGCTCTCACCCATACACTGACCTGCAGCTACCACCTATACACTAACCCACAGCTCCCACCCATACACTGACCTGCAGCTACCACCTATACACTAACCTACAGCTCCCACCCATACACTGACCTGCAGCTACAACCTATACACTAACCCACAGCTCCCACCCATACACTAACCCACAGCTCCCACCCCATACACTAACCCACAGCTCCTACCCATACACTTACCCACAGCTCCCACCCCATACACTAACCCACAGCTCCTACCCATACACTAACCCACACCTCCTACCCATACACTAACCCACAGCTCCCACCCCATACACTAACCCACAGCTCCCACCCATACACTAACCTGCAGCTACCACCTATACACTAACCCACAGCTCCCACCCATACACTAATCCACAGCTCCCACCCCATACACTAACCCACAGCTCCTACCCATACACTAACCCACAGCTCCCACCCCATACACTAACCCACAGCTCCCACCCCATACACTAACCCACAGCTCCCACCCATACACTAACCCACAGTTCCCACCCCATACACTAACCCACAGCTCCTACCCATACACTAACCCACAGTTCCCACCCCATACACTAACCCACAGCTCCTACCCATACACTAACCCACAGTTCCCACCCCATACACTAACCCACAGCTCCTACCCATACACTAACCCACAGTTCCCACCCCATACACTAACCCACAGCTCCTACCCATACACTAACCCACAGTTCCCACCCCATACACTAACCCACAGCTCCTACCCATACACTAACCCACAGTTCCCACCCCATACACTAACCCACAGCTCCCTCCCATACACTAACCCACAGCTCCTACCCATACACTAACCCACAGCTCCTACCCATACACTAACCCACAGCTCCCTCCCATACACTAACCCACagctccccccccatacactaaCCCACAGCTCCTACCCATACACTAACCCACAGTTCCCACCCCATACACTAACCCACAGCTCCTACCCATACACTAACCCACAGCTCCCTCCCATACACTAACCTGCAGCTACACTAACCCACAGCTCCCTCCTATAGTCCCATACACTAACCCACAGCTCCCTCCCATACACTAACCCACAGCTCCCCCCCCCTACACTAACCCACAGCTCCCCCCCATACACTAACCCACAGCTCCCCCCCATACACTAACCCACAGCTCCTACCCATACACTAACCCACAGCTCCCCCCCATACACTAACCCACAGCTCCCTCCCATACACTAACCCACAGCTCCCCCCCCCTACACTAACCCACAGCTCCCCCCCATACACCAACCCACAGCTCCCTCCCATACACTAACCTGCAGCTACACTAACCCACAGCTCCCACAGCTCCCTCCCATACACTGACCTGCCGCTCTCACACGCTTCTGTGTTTACGTCCCTCACACACCGAGTGTATTTGCATAGCCCCGCCTATTTCCAGAGAACAGTCCAATTGCAACGCGAAGGCGTGCCGGGAGCTGCTCCATGTGGAGGGATGTAGTGTAAAATCTGCGGGGATTTCAAGCGATTTCATCAACTTCAACTTGTTCCGAATGAGCCGAACCTGCTGTGACTCATCACATGGGACCCGGCACCCAGGTACCACGGATCCGTGTATTCCATTGGGATCAATTCTCTAGGGGGCATGGGGATGGGCACAACATGGGGATGGGCACAACATGGGGATGGGCACAGCAAGGGACATGTCTGGGCATACATACCCTTCTGTTTATTCATGTGTGTTATGGTATGAGCAGTCATGTCCCAACTTCATAAGATCAAGACCAAGGGCAGAATTAGCGATCGTGGTGCAGTGCAGGCGCTAAGTGCCAGGGGATAGTAGGGTGCCTTTGTACTTTATATAGGGAGATTGTCATGCCTCGGTAATGGGGTGCTGTAAGGGGCACTGGTGCTGAATACATGCTGCGTGTTAGAGACAACACTGATTGTTCCCCAGAAAAGCGCTTTCAGTGTATGGGACTTTGTATGTTACAAACTGGACTGGATGTAACCCCCTAGCACTTCAGTCTGCTGACAGAATGAAACAGACCCTGctaccaagagcttacaatcgaaacTATAAATgcttatgtatatataatatattgtatagtACAGGCTACTACATTTTTTATGTAAAGAAAAAACTGCTTTCCGACGCTTGGTAAATACTTTACAGCATCACAGAGCGGTGCAGGGCGCAATGGGATAACCCAGCTGAATGGGGCGCACATATATGAGACTGTGTATGAAATGGAATCCTGGCATGCAGGAGTAGGGCCCCAttgtgtgggtgctgctgggatcCTCTGACAAGTCGCTGGCCGCTGCTTGCATATTATTTTTAGGATGTGGAGGCGGTGAGGACTTTACTCCTGTGTAACATGTGCTGGGGACAAGTCAGGGCTTGTAGGCAGGGGCTACCGGCGGGGCTCAGCTGCACTCACAGGTCCCATTCAGGCTGGCAGGGCTGCTGGCTCCCTAAATACCTCTGAGACCCTACGGAGACATGTGCCTGACATTCTGGGACATGGTGGCACTGGTGGGCGGAAGGAGAGACATGGAAAATATCTCCACTGCGGACTCAGGGGTCCTACATGGGTAAGAGACCAGGGGATAGCAAGCGGAATATTCACTTGTGTAGGGTCCGACATTCACTTGGTAAGAAAACAACCTTTTATCTGTGGAAACAGACGGTTTGTGTTATGgggttatttattttatagccAGGAGATATGGCTACAAACATCAGGTAGGCCCATCTTGAAACCTTCTAGATGCTGTTAAACTACATCTTCCAGAATCTCACTGCCTGGGGTGGTTGTTGGACACACCCAAATTGCACCCTTTTTTTAGATAGATCTGggccccagtggggggggggggggggggggtgttgttaagTAGCATTTGTACAGGTTAAGCTCTATTGTGCCCTGCAGATTTGCCATACTTTCTAGGAAGGGGTTGcagctgtgggatagtgtgtacaGTAAGGTAGGGTGGGGTCAGTTATATTTTATAGCAGAGATGTCTGACTCTAGCCTTTAGCAGTTGCTGAACTAAAGCTACCAAATCCTGCCAAATACTGCCAGTGTTAGCTtggggctgggagttgtagtttaacagtaaCTGGAATGCTGCAGTTTGGATATTCAGAGATTTTACACAACTAATGAGCCAGTTAATGATGACTTACTTTTTAATAGGTGCAgttctaataatataactattgatAGATAGGAGGAAATTCTAAAGAGACTAGAACATTTGaagataaacaaaggtccaggaccagatggtattcatcccatgATACTAAATAGCATAACTCTGTAACTGCCTAACCCCTCTACTTAATTGATGTCTATCatggttatttatatatatattttttttttttttactgtaattcagattttttgtgctaaaaattataaATTTAAATAATGGTTTCACAGATTTCTATAttattatgtagaagtcagtggatGCTGTCCTAAGAgaattatttttcacatttttttgagCTTGCCAACCtattaaaaatcataattaaattacaaatttgaggtattcaaggttCTTTTTAACAGTTTCCtcagtttaaatgatttatttttgtttaatgtttggCAGGGTGGCTAGTGGGTTATTAATCTGGGCAACCTTGGGGAGAGATTTGACTgtctggagaactgggcagcgAAGTggcaaatgaggtttaatgttgataaatgcaaagttGTGCACTGCCCtagaaataatgtaaatacaagttatacactaactggtagtgtgttgggggtatccttaatggagaaggatctgggtgtTTTTttagataagttgtctaattccattgactcaagggatgaaaacataatttttcccctttataggtccctggtaaggcctcaccttgagtatgctgagcagttttgggctccagtccctaATATTGATATTAGGAGAAGGAAGGAAAAGTAGAATCATTGGGGGTTGCCAAAACAttaagcacccccagtgattgtaatcacttacctgatatcctgCAAGCAAGTGGCCCTCTTCCTTTGTGCTGCTTGcgtggctttttcactctactgtgcatgtgtgggCCATTGGATTGCAAAGTAAGAAgatggaaggaagaggatcactctcttGCAGGTATCCTGggcctgtgcagttttctgctaacaagagcaccagcctggggtatcgggtaagtaattacaatcagtggggggtgcctaacattttgcacctCACCCAGCGATTCTACCTTTGCTTCTTCTTTAATGAGCTGAAGTGAGTGCatagatgtgcaactaaactgataagAGGATGGAAGAAATAAACCATGAAGGtaaactgtcaaggttggggttgttttcccttGAAAAAAGGTTTTGATAGGGGACATAATTACTTTTGAAGCATCAtgtttacagtgagggcagtgagattgtagAATACCCTGCGGGTGTCTCTCGGgagactgggaaaaaacctggtgggtgtAAGCCTCATGGACCCCACAGACACAGGCCCACTCACCTAGGATGCTGCAGATCTTCCCAAGTCCAGGACCACCCCCTCTTGTCTGATTAAGGAGGAAGTAGGCAGTAAGAGCTAAAGTACTTTGTGCAGACAGGGACAAGGGCGGACCTTCTGAGGGTGGGCTCGAGATGGTAATTAGGGCTTTTGGGGTCACAGCCCCCGTGTGCCTCAGAAACTCCAGTCCGATGCTGGTATAAAGGAGACCACACATGGAAGTCTGAATATCAGACATTATCTGTAGAACTGTGAGCTGATTGCTGGTGGTTGAGTAACTTTGTATATTATTCCAGTGTAAACAGCAAAGTCTTCTTTCCTCTGTAAATTACTATCTGCCTGAATATATGTAGTTTGTGGTGGTGtcaaataatggtgtaaaatataGCATTCAGCATCAGCCTTGCAAAAGTTGGCACCTATTATACATGCAGAGATATACTAGCACCAGGCTGGATTCAGCGGGCCATCAATACATTTGGGTTGGCTGttctattgttatgccactgacaAGAAACCACTGATTCAGTGTAACTTATTTATACCTTTTAATTGGTTACACTAATCAGCAcctgtatggcagctcccacttatCAGAATAAAGAGAAATGTTTAGATAAATAAGTTTCTTGCTAGAGGTGAGAATCTCAGGGGCACTCTCCTATCTTTGGAAAAATGATAAGGTCTATGTTTGCTTTTCTGACAGCATGCCAGAGCTTGCAGATTCTCAGATGAGTGATGGGTTTTAAAAGACTTGACTGGCATTCAGCCAATCATGTTGAGCCAACAGCACTGACGTCCTTGAGTTTAGCTGCCAGACTGCCTACAGCATGGCAGTACAGTCGCCTGTGTaatttattattgtatattaaagaaatactgtcaatTAACTAAATCAGTGTTGTTTGCAGTGTTAAAGAACGCCAAGCCAACAGAGACTCCGATTCTGGTTTCCATTTTGAGTCTGCCCTCATCCATCATGGAGCTACCTGCATCCCAGCTGTTCTGCCTTCTCTTCCTAACAGAGGTACCACATACACCTTTAGGTGTTGGAATCTAGAAACATGCATGGTTTTGTTTTCCTATTTTGACTGATACGCAATGGTTCAATGTAGGATTATGCTCTAAAGATGTCATGGTTCAGAAACATGCTGCAACCAATCAATATTTCTATTTATTCTCTTTACTGCACTAACTGCGCAAAGTTGATTGCTACTTGGTTGCTACTGGTCCGTGGCagattcctttttttaattacataataGTTATGTGACCCCTTATACCTAGAAAGACCAAGACTTGATGCCAGCATAATATCACCATCAAATTCTTCTTTACTTTTAGTTAGGCCTTATTTTCAATTCTGCCTCGGGGTGCCTAGAAAGTGAATTTGAAGATGCCAGTGGAAAATGCGTTCCATGTACACAGTGCGGGCCAGGACAGGAACTGTCTGAGGTGGGTGATGCACTTTTACCTCTTGGATTAATTTCAAAACACATTATGTTGGGTTGAGcttaaataattaatattaaacGTAGTAACCCAAAACtgcaccccacagattttcagtgAAATTGTTTGGCAAAGGCTGGCGCAAACAGTTGTTAATCAGTTTCATTGAAAGTCTATAGAGGAAGCTCTTGAGCACTTTGGCTCTTTGTTTGATACATTTAAAGCATCCAAAAGCACCCTGTGTCAATACCCTTAGCATTTAACAAGGCAGTAATATTCCTAGACTTCATTGGTCCTTGGCCACCAGCTTCTGTATTGCCATCCATAGCCAAACTGTAGAGTTACAGTTGGCTGTAGACCTTTAATGGAAATGTAAATCTTTCAAAGCAAATTAATACAAAcatgctcagagtgctcttctaggcattttcacaatttatattcttgtttttatattttgaagaTTCCAAGGTATAGGAAacaatgtaaaatacaaatatttttttgcaattgtttATAGGACTGTGGAAGTGAGAGGGATCTTCGTTGTGTGCCTTGTAGACCTGGGAGGTACAAAGAAGATCGAGGACACCAACGCTGCCTTCGCTGTCTTCCATGTCATATAATCAATCGGGTGCTGAAGGCCAACTGCACCCTCACCACAAATTCTGTCTGTGGAGAGTGTCTGCTAGGGTGAGTCCATCTGCCCTGCTTAGTGCACTGTAGCAGCAGGCTTCCTGTGTTACAAAGGCTTACTGTCAACCTGACCTGAAAAAATGTATTGTGCCACCAAGGTGCaagaacatttcagttccttaCAATGAATACTAGCTACTACTTATAGGTGTATGCACAACGTTTTGGTTTGAAGGGGCTAAATGTAACATTTGGTAGGCAGGTTTAAGCTAGGCTCAGCATTGTGATGCCAATCCTGTTTTACATAAAAGTCCCAGATGATTATTGCAGAGCCCTGTTGTGAGCCCTCACACATCAGACTTAATGCATGTCGCATGTAGATTGGAGTTGTGTAGGAAGCATTAAGCCGGCCCATGCTTTTCCAGGTTGGCCAAAGACCATATATGCATGTTGAAATGAATCATCCATCGGCCTGGTTTGCCTTATTGGCCAGAGGATAGTTGACCAAATTGCTTAGCAATTTAAGCCACACCTCGAAGGTAATACAGTTTGGTTAGAAATTATTCAGGAACAATGACTGAACTGTACTATTCCCAAAACTTCAGCCTTATCCTTAATATCACAATTGGCCCTTCTTGTTAAAAAGACATCTTGCTCACAGTTTGAAAGTTCTTCAAGTAGCATCTCTAGAGCAGGACCTTTGATGGTCAAATATACTTGGTATCACAAATTTATTGGCTCCCGAATGAATTTATTCTTCCCCTTCTTCTTGTTTAAGGTACTACAGTAAAACCCGGATAGGTGGATTGCAGGAGCTGGAGTGTTTCCCTTGCACGGCTCATACTCCATCCACAGAATCCCAGTGTATGTAGCAAAAGACGCATTTGGGAGGGGATTTTATAAAAAATGGGCGAATTTGATCATTTTTGTCAGTTGTATGAACTGTGTTATTACATTTTGCAGGTCACCCCAAAGTTGGACCTTATCAGCCAGTCAGCACCCCTTCTCCTCCCCGGGATCCAGTTGTCCTTGTGGCTGTCATTGCTGTTACTCTTTCGCTTCTTGTTGTGGCACTGGTGACATTTTCTGTCATTTGCTGTGGACGATTCTTTAAAAGCCAGTGCCAAAGAGGTGAGTATGGCATATTAAGCTAAATGAGTTTCAGAACAACTCCTTTCTTTAGCATTTTAGAACATTACTCTCTATCCTTCCAGATATTCATGGGCTACATTGTCGTGTAATGCCAAATGCCAAAGTCACTGGAGCCATTGGGTAGGGTGGGCCTCTAACCTGTTGGCTTTTAGTTTAGGACTGGACTGGccatctgtggattctggcaaatgaggGGCTgccgtaagatgccatagacagtcacgaTGGACTGgtggtgggctgtttgggcctctttgccAGGCCTTTTTTGAATATCAGTCCAAACCTGTTTCAGTTGGATAGCCCTACTCTAAAAAATATCTAGAAATATTTTCAGCTAATCTAATGTCAGATTTACCACAGTTTTCAATATAGTTCTCACCATGAGATGAGTTTTTGCCATTGAGTTGAATCTAGTCCAACATCTAGTGTAACATGGTGATGTTGTGTTTGCTTCCAGCATTCCTGAGGTCCCAGGATTTTGCTGGCCAACCAAGAACACTGGTTGAAGGACCAGTTATGCACAGGAGCATGCACAGCCCTTGTGAGGAGCGGCCAGTACCCCCATGCTGCTTCGGTGCACCGGAGACCTGCAGACAAATGCAAGGTATTAGTATATCCTCTGTTCTTAAACATACACGGGTTGTCTTGAAAGCTGTTCATGGatccactttttttttgcaaacaatgAGGCAATGGTGAAGCTCATGGTAGCTCATGGTTCTTCCCTTAAACAGGTCACCTGGAAGAGATACATGCAGCTTCTGCTCCCTCAAGTACCCCTGGAGCAGGCAACATACTGAATCCCAAACAGCCTTCTGTGGAGCTGTGCATGCTACCCTCTGACCCTGTGAAGCCTTACTATAAACGAAGTGTGTCAGAAACGCAGCCTCTGATCCGTAACTCGGCCTGCAGCGACTGCTTCTCTAGCCAAGAGCCACAGAGCACAGCAGCTCGTTCCTGTGCTACAGAGCAGCAGCACTGGTCTCATGCCCCAGTGGAATGCACTGAGCTGGATTTGCAGAACTTCTCCTCAGATTCTACAGGAAGTCCGAACCAATCGGAG from Xenopus tropicalis strain Nigerian chromosome 8, UCB_Xtro_10.0, whole genome shotgun sequence encodes:
- the eda2r gene encoding tumor necrosis factor receptor superfamily member 27 isoform X2; protein product: MGKRPGDSKRNIHLCRVRHSLVLKNAKPTETPILVSILSLPSSIMELPASQLFCLLFLTELGLIFNSASGCLESEFEDASGKCVPCTQCGPGQELSEDCGSERDLRCVPCRPGRYKEDRGHQRCLRCLPCHIINRVLKANCTLTTNSVCGECLLGYYSKTRIGGLQELECFPCTAHTPSTESQCHPKVGPYQPVSTPSPPRDPVVLVAVIAVTLSLLVVALVTFSVICCGRFFKSQCQRAFLRSQDFAGQPRTLVEGPVMHRSMHSPCEERPVPPCCFGAPETCRQMQGHLEEIHAASAPSSTPGAGNILNPKQPSVELCMLPSDPVKPYYKRSVSETQPLIRNSACSDCFSSQEPQSTAARSCATEQQHWSHAPVECTELDLQNFSSDSTGSPNQSEHSDTVLPAPAAETHSISQTLTAQEPSGTTQSNHVL
- the eda2r gene encoding tumor necrosis factor receptor superfamily member 27 isoform X1, translating into MCLTFWDMVALVGGRRDMENISTADSGVLHGVKERQANRDSDSGFHFESALIHHGATCIPAVLPSLPNRGLIFNSASGCLESEFEDASGKCVPCTQCGPGQELSEDCGSERDLRCVPCRPGRYKEDRGHQRCLRCLPCHIINRVLKANCTLTTNSVCGECLLGYYSKTRIGGLQELECFPCTAHTPSTESQCHPKVGPYQPVSTPSPPRDPVVLVAVIAVTLSLLVVALVTFSVICCGRFFKSQCQRAFLRSQDFAGQPRTLVEGPVMHRSMHSPCEERPVPPCCFGAPETCRQMQGHLEEIHAASAPSSTPGAGNILNPKQPSVELCMLPSDPVKPYYKRSVSETQPLIRNSACSDCFSSQEPQSTAARSCATEQQHWSHAPVECTELDLQNFSSDSTGSPNQSEHSDTVLPAPAAETHSISQTLTAQEPSGTTQSNHVL
- the eda2r gene encoding tumor necrosis factor receptor superfamily member 27 isoform X4, which gives rise to MVLKNAKPTETPILVSILSLPSSIMELPASQLFCLLFLTELGLIFNSASGCLESEFEDASGKCVPCTQCGPGQELSEDCGSERDLRCVPCRPGRYKEDRGHQRCLRCLPCHIINRVLKANCTLTTNSVCGECLLGYYSKTRIGGLQELECFPCTAHTPSTESQCHPKVGPYQPVSTPSPPRDPVVLVAVIAVTLSLLVVALVTFSVICCGRFFKSQCQRAFLRSQDFAGQPRTLVEGPVMHRSMHSPCEERPVPPCCFGAPETCRQMQGHLEEIHAASAPSSTPGAGNILNPKQPSVELCMLPSDPVKPYYKRSVSETQPLIRNSACSDCFSSQEPQSTAARSCATEQQHWSHAPVECTELDLQNFSSDSTGSPNQSEHSDTVLPAPAAETHSISQTLTAQEPSGTTQSNHVL
- the eda2r gene encoding tumor necrosis factor receptor superfamily member 27 isoform X3, which gives rise to MSRTCCDSSHGTRHPVLKNAKPTETPILVSILSLPSSIMELPASQLFCLLFLTELGLIFNSASGCLESEFEDASGKCVPCTQCGPGQELSEDCGSERDLRCVPCRPGRYKEDRGHQRCLRCLPCHIINRVLKANCTLTTNSVCGECLLGYYSKTRIGGLQELECFPCTAHTPSTESQCHPKVGPYQPVSTPSPPRDPVVLVAVIAVTLSLLVVALVTFSVICCGRFFKSQCQRAFLRSQDFAGQPRTLVEGPVMHRSMHSPCEERPVPPCCFGAPETCRQMQGHLEEIHAASAPSSTPGAGNILNPKQPSVELCMLPSDPVKPYYKRSVSETQPLIRNSACSDCFSSQEPQSTAARSCATEQQHWSHAPVECTELDLQNFSSDSTGSPNQSEHSDTVLPAPAAETHSISQTLTAQEPSGTTQSNHVL